One Streptomyces sp. B21-083 DNA window includes the following coding sequences:
- a CDS encoding nucleotidyltransferase domain-containing protein, with product MDPIDTARAVVDEHHPKARAAFLGGSVVTGRRTPMSDLDIVVLLYGAPAPYRASFRHDDWPVELFVHTEASWYDYVEREVRKRRSPLLWMCADGLLLLDTDGVGARLAAEARKLATAGPPTVSVEEIDDLRYGMTDLLDDLSGSAAQGERLFIAIELARRTSELALAIGGSWSGGGKWMARRLELTAPGLSMRLHNAVQAVLAGQVGSLVDVVDEVLGQVGGRLWDGYKRGGVAP from the coding sequence ATGGACCCGATTGACACTGCGCGTGCCGTGGTGGACGAACACCACCCCAAAGCTCGGGCGGCATTCCTGGGAGGCAGCGTCGTGACGGGCCGCCGCACTCCGATGTCTGACCTTGACATCGTGGTGCTGCTCTATGGAGCCCCTGCCCCCTACCGGGCAAGCTTCCGGCACGATGACTGGCCGGTGGAGCTGTTCGTGCACACCGAGGCGAGTTGGTACGACTACGTCGAGCGGGAAGTACGCAAGCGCCGGTCGCCACTGCTCTGGATGTGCGCAGACGGGCTGCTGCTCTTGGACACCGATGGAGTCGGCGCGCGCCTCGCCGCTGAAGCTCGGAAGCTGGCCACCGCGGGGCCACCTACCGTGTCGGTCGAAGAGATCGATGACCTCCGCTACGGGATGACCGACCTCCTCGACGACCTCTCGGGGAGCGCCGCCCAGGGCGAGCGGCTGTTCATCGCCATCGAACTGGCGCGACGAACAAGCGAGTTGGCGCTCGCCATTGGTGGTTCTTGGAGTGGAGGCGGGAAGTGGATGGCACGCCGTCTTGAACTCACGGCACCAGGGCTCAGCATGCGCCTGCATAACGCCGTTCAAGCGGTGCTGGCCGGTCAGGTCGGGTCCCTCGTCGACGTGGTGGACGAGGTATTGGGGCAGGTCGGTGGGCGGTTGTGGGATGGCTACAAACGCGGCGGCGTAGCGCCATGA